The following are from one region of the Plasmodium gaboni strain SY75 chromosome 12, whole genome shotgun sequence genome:
- a CDS encoding putative DNA polymerase epsilon subunit b codes for MQTFLKENIINNITKSHDIKNINLYLNNIEENIIKIKNEGQSIIDDVFLAFNGSISHLSLYSYLYDHNINVGLECLNFIYEHSYIEEEKVIEGDAKDEEKVVDITKFDSDIMYYIVKKFKETYEENYNLTVKDLENIILEYKEKIYEESIKLYKEKYNDGIKIYNTFLDISHFYYDGKKMKFFKKQKNDSIQNYNEYINAHTDVEFYELKYHLLSKKIKGHPSVLFWSDAINEIHIKDKTIITSVDSIKLTNTGHQHIIGILGLNRDGELVIQGIRNEVKLFINQSCIINNGIYCIGHIILLQGRMKLLNKTFYVTEIMHPPRNYDDEKNEEDIFYDFENENEKKEIGEYEIIVRNNDKKQNWIIMHDIYLDNPNTFEILEKMFSLYVNTYPDNELPIGFILMGDFISLKFDYNKNFNDLYIKGFEKLSILLISKFKLILQNCYLIFIPGKNDPCACKNSIPKMPILPYYIKKFEQNIQSFFSCKTKIIFATNPCRIRHFNKKMIFFRQDILNDLIWSSSINATDDNKNNLQDILISTIVGQSHIYPIPHDNRILKRYSSFLFLYPLPNFICISDNTCNSFISYASDNTSDSIISNSDLSFTKKKTFTVYNVLQHDAKRYVVPI; via the exons ATGCAAACATTTTtgaaagaaaatataatcaaCAATATAACTAAAAGCcatgatataaaaaacataaatttatatttaaataacaTTGAAgagaatattataaaaataaagaatgAAGGGCAAAGTATTATAGATGATGTATTTTTGGCCTTTAATGGGTCCATAAGTCATCTTTCTTTATActcttatttatatgatcataatataaatgtagGGTTAGAATGcttaaattttatttatgaaCATAGTTATATTGAAGAAGAGAAAGTTATTGAAGGTGATGCTaaagatgaagaaaaagTAGTAGATATAACTAAATTTGATTCAGatattatgtattatatagTTAAGAAATTTAAGGAAAcatatgaagaaaattataatttaacAGTTAAAGatttagaaaatattattcttgaatataaagaaaaaatatatgaagagtctattaaattatataaagaaaaatataacgatggtattaaaatatataataccTTTTTAGATATCTctcatttttattatgatggaaaaaaaatgaaattttttaaaaaacaaaaaaatgattcaattcaaaattataatgaatatattaatgcACATACAGATGTAGAATTTTATGAATTaaaatatcatttattaagtaaaaaaattaaaggTCATCCTTCTGTTCTATTCTGGTCAGATGCTATTAATgaaattcatataaaagataaaacTATTATTACATCTGTAGATTCAATCAAACTAACTAATACTGGGCATCAACACATTATTGGTATATTAGGACTAAATAGAGATGGCGAGTTGGTTATACAAGGTATTAGAAATGAAGtcaaattatttattaatcaatcttgtattattaataatggAATTTATTGTATTGgtcatattatattattacaagGACGCATGAAATTGTTAAATAAGACATTCTATGTTACTGAGATTATGCACCCTCCCAG AAATTATGACGACGAAAAAAACGAAGAAGATATTTTCTATGACTTTGAAAATGAAAacgaaaaaaaagaaattggtgaatatgaaataattgtacgtaataatgataaaaaacaaaattgGATTATTATGcatgatatatatttagatAATCCAAATACTTTTGAAATATTAGAAAAGATGTTTTCCTTATATGTAAATACATATCCAGATAATGAATTACCAATTGGTTTTATATTAATGGGTGATTTTATAAGTTTAAAATttgattataataaaaattttaatgatttatatattaaaggatttgaaaaattatcaattctattaatttctaaatttaaattaatattacaaaattgttatttaatatttatcCCAGGGAAAAACGATCCATGTGCATGTAAAAATAGTATACCTAAAATGCCTATCCTTccatattatataaaaaaatttgaacaaaatattcagtcctttttttcatgtaaaacaaaaattatatttgCAACAAATCCATGTAGAATTCGtcattttaataaaaaaatgattttcTTTAGACaagatattttaaatgattTAATATGGAGCTCTTCTATTAATGCAActgatgataataaaaataatctacaagatatattaatatcaaCTATAGTTGGACAAAGTCATATATATCCAATTCCACATGATAATCGAATATTAAAACGTTATTCTTCATTTCTCTTTTTATATCCTTTACcaaattttatatgtattagTGATAATACATGTAACAGTTTTATTTCATATGCTTCAGATAATACTAGCGATTCCATTATATCCAATTCAGATCTATCTTTTACcaaaaagaaaacattTACCGTCTATAATGTATTACAACATGATGCCAAGAGGTATGTAGTTCctatataa
- a CDS encoding putative aspartyl protease, with translation MLFLWHIYIAQNSVACASNIFTMTYAYRSLAFVSFLLFSYLFFHFTYMLTCEQNFINRILSTNSLHSVHDFSFMQNDINKNIINDDTHKENTANRNKHYRSDKEKREKGNPETIEHNYNFMNIRHNNNQVVNSLSSVKKKENKKFYSIKLKEKNFRWSMILSIGSKKKDLELGILTNSNITGLYCSYNYKDNDELKNFKYDITVSEDLKYIECKSTMCDNVEHSSPCLPLENYLKLINDYKIRKRSCQNKFCDYVNNMNFLNIIDKLNDRNLSICSFNTTINNEQIKGFYFKDSFFLYKKIKTSFLYFACISESDPLHFNDILSGFIGLANYINDKEKYHNQNKKIYSTILYSFIYKSISKKNIFSLCFKQGGGFITFGGYDQNVLSKKETALSKIQLYSIDKNTNKEYIQQLNSFDVYDLLWIHYYSKNKSYYSLFLKNVIATMDQNKVNSVINAEAIVDSYNYFLSFPADITIKLKNFVHDKCPDTDQFNDCSNLIEKGLIKLKNKNIKDFPKIELLFEEGTVIVHPEDYIIHESDGVYRVLINSSGELKLGIPFFLNKYLIFDNENERLGISKSECALELNDNELLGVDLSSNDDPYEEKDDDSMKENFFQKYKTHIILISSGIFVSSIIGSILYFS, from the exons atgTTATTTCTTTggcatatatatatagcACAAAATTCTGTTGCTTGTGCGTCTAATATATTTACGATGACATATGCTTATCGATCGTTGGCATTTGTATCAttccttttattttcttatttgTTTTTCCATTTTACCTACATGTTAACGTGCGaacaaaattttattaatagaATATTATCAACAAATTCATTACACAGTGTGCATGATTTCTCCTTTATGCAAAAcgatataaataagaatattataaatgatgaCACACATAAGGAAAATACAGCCAATAGGAATAAACACTACAGGAGtgataaagaaaaaagagaaaaagGAAATCCAGAGACAATAGAACATAATTAcaattttatgaatatcAGACATAATAACAATCAGGTGGTAAATTCCCTTTCTAgtgttaaaaaaaaagaaaataaaaaattttattcCATTAAACTTAAAGAGAAAAACTTTAGATGGAGTATGATATTGAGTATTGgttcaaaaaaaaaagatttaGAATTAGGTATCCTTACAAATAGTAATATTACTGGTTTATATTGCtcttataattataaagataatgatgaattaaaaaactttaaatatgatataacCGTTTCAGAAGATTTAAAGTATATTGAATGTAAGAGTACTATGTGTGACAATGTAGAACATAGTAGTCCTTGTTTACCTTtagaaaattatttaaaattaataaatgattataaaataagaaagAGAAGTTGtcaaaataaattttgtGATTATGTAAACAATATGAATTTTCtaaatattattgataaattaaatgataGAAATTTATCTATTTGCTCTTTTAATACTACAATTAATaatgaacaaataaaaggtttttattttaaagattctttctttttatataagaaaataaaaacttcttttttatattttgcATGTATATCAGAAAGTGACCCTTTACATTTTAATGATATACTTTCTGGATTTATAGGATTAGcaaattatattaatgataaagaaaaatatcataatcaaaataaaaaaatatattctacaattttatattcatttatatataaatctatttcgaaaaaaaatattttttctttatgTTTTAAACAAGGAGGAGGATTTATTACTTTTGGTGGATATGATCAAAATGTCTTATCAAAAAAGGAAACAGCTTTATCAAAAATACAATTATATTCTAtagataaaaatacaaaCAAGGAATACATACAACAATTAAATTCTTTTGATGTATATGATCTTTTATGGatacattattattcaaaGAATAAATCTTATTATAGTCTTTTCCTCAAAAATGTCATAGCAACGATGGATCAAAATAAAGTGAATAGTGTAATTAATGCAGAGGCAATAGTCGATTCCT ataattattttttatccTTTCCAGCTGACATTacaataaaattaaaaaattttgttcATGACAAATGTCCTGACACAGATCAATTTAATGACTGTTCAAATTTAATTGAAAAGGGACTCATCAAACTGaagaacaaaaatataaaggaTTTTCCAAAAATAGAATTGTTATTTGA AGAAGGAACAGTAATAGTACATCCAGAagattatataatacatgaaag tGATGGTGTATATAGAGTGTTAATAAATTCTTCAGGGGAATTAAAATTAGGcattccattttttttaaataaatatttaatatttgataatgaaaatgagAGACTAG GGATTAGTAAATCAGAATGTGCTCTTGAACTAAACGACAATGAATTACTTGGAGTTGACCTTTCATCAAATGATGATCCTTACGAAGAAAAAGATGAT gATTCAATGAAggaaaatttttttcaaaaataCAAAACACACATTATTTTGATCTCTAGTGGGATATTTGTCTCTTCTATTATTGGAAGTATCTTATATTTTAGTTGA
- a CDS encoding hypothetical protein (conserved Plasmodium protein, unknown function) yields MITSINVIHELLTTIYCCIFSRKRKDIYKYDVLLYLQDYYYFDVIKKVSDDIKELDDDSITIEINNNEYEDITNGNKSSSFFNSTFENFCIHRGYDIIKDKTYSNEYEKRVDFLHELLCDLLCLLLNKNNETKKENDEKNNNNNKKNMNYNKERTINKMYHNDNYYLLKKSWEHIQDILKDINILNENKYIEDNINEKNIKDILYIQKEKLIKNEDIIIKKNVDINKITLLNNLIEKYNNEYKFRFYYIFLNNYLTIQTMLTSNMIYLYSYEIQNIIKKIIKIKINLYQPLTIYDILSFQYDQIVFHKSSYMNLISPVKKIKILNNIVERGGDPDEFSKKVIIKDVVNANISLKAKFNKARTQNDNNWGNNKYKVRNYYDNNRR; encoded by the coding sequence ATGATTACTTCCATAAATGTTATCCACGAATTACTAACGACAATTTATTGCTGCATTTTTTCAAGAAAGAGAAAGgacatatataaatatgatgtattgttatatttacaagactattattattttgatgtaataaaaaaagtaagtgatgatataaaagaattGGATGATGATTCTATAACAattgaaataaataataatgaatatgaaGATATAACTAATGGAAATAAGAGTTcctctttttttaattctaCATTTGAAAACTTTTGTATACATAGAGgatatgatataataaaagataaaacATATTCAAATGAATATGAGAAAAGGGTTGATTTTCTTCATGAGCTTCTTTGTGActtattatgtttattattaaataaaaataatgaaacaaaaaaagaaaacgATGAAAAGAACAACAATAAcaataagaaaaatatgaattataataaagaaagaACAATTAACAAAATGTATCATAACgataattattatttattaaaaaaatctTGGGAACATATTCAAGacattttaaaagatataaatatattaaatgaaaataaatatatagaagataatattaatgaaaaaaatataaaagatatattatatattcaaaaagaaaaattaataaagaatgaagatataataattaaaaaaaatgtagatataaataaaataacattattaaataatttaattgaaaaatataataatgaatataaattcagattttattatattttcttaaataATTATCTAACTATTCAAACAATGTTAACATcaaatatgatatatttatattcatatgaaatacaaaatattattaaaaaaattataaaaattaaaataaatttatatcaaCCATTAACTATTTATGATATCTTATCTTTTCAATATGATCAAATTGTGTTTCATAAAAGTTCttatatgaatttaatatctcctgtaaaaaaaattaaaatattaaataatattgtaGAAAGAGGAGGAGACCCTGATGAATTTTCtaaaaaagtaataatcAAAGATGTTGTTAATGcaaatatttctttaaaagCAAAGTTTAATAAAGCTAGAACACAGAATGATAATAACTGgggaaataataaatataaagtTAGAAATTATTACGATAACAATAGACGGTGA
- a CDS encoding hypothetical protein (conserved Plasmodium protein, unknown function) yields the protein MKNVLRKYIYLFILINFVLSTYSKVIKRGDNNITSNYLFPNNYDNDSIIYKKRNSNKFYFLENERNKLKELWNKLTTRYSIKFHTDDESSNEENGKNNKISFKNVFNKISIQDNMEIINNIIIKNSTIINPEILNELMKQNKLLTIRYKDINTIINIINNYYAGKNYLFSKVLMHEVIHQGKQKTLIIYVKECIVHKILVKIHSCDKETKEADSNWNKIRKGFQESGNVERNIQMDHKDVKLFDKKDKLYDHNGKSSNNNDKPSNNNDKPSNNNDKPYNNNDKLADPNEVSPNPNVTNFNKDDNPNNNENENISIEEQKEDILLNRESVLYKDVLNYNLKEKSGSNRKLRRFFENKMNIKENSIFTWNENIYNLLVNSNLFKYVQMKLYNDKSCNKNILEINVIENKRMIFIPSLSKGFNDFLEFCLNLSFSYLHNLKYSDKFRMKYFQNLNYKNNKHNYDFIFINDLIELEKLKKNYPSFQIMGMNINKEYKKEVHTSSLNNLMTIISIKNDNNDDETLNISSRDINESNSVLSSTPKYTLQIKDIYNYLYKKTFFFFFIKRMNNVILEVKMKFKRKDFQNFFYFLKEQKYYSNDKGSTQVYSNKSDDHNNDNNKNNDNTYNNSSSSSSSSNNNTCDNLSNISKWKNRLLYTCMNLFRDDKKSVLSNKLYNLYGSKIKLSTSINLCNPNLFETSNFLKKYFNIKNKFDLIFYFNMEKNNFPYINENSTNTIKNNDNNKEDNLNSKNKNDKLHKDLQYFFKHVNNKSSHLKWNNINNIYLNYTLYFNKNYEINIYHLFCSFQHMIKRKIIKIKNYYTKERKKQKKEKKTNVINELNLSNNDNVNSVYIPLYFFKLSINHMSLLLNIMFSFKKNLWNFNNILFNFKDDNDYKNGNNILTYLKNILKCNIKNEQDNSKKFKENIQKINVTASNGNFSNNTSCTYTVNNINMNDAYKEYFNKMNLSLNYKLIFPVIFNNYFLNLLHMKLYLFFNYNIFDKLQNYNINNNENNNTEQNHKHVNNMNMNNILKGYYLKGKKKKKKKEHHDNSSYGLGILLANMNIYLNFKLYGNNFLPSLVLKSKEDNSKFNYLL from the coding sequence atgaaaaatgttttaagaaaatatatatacttatttatacttataaattttgttttaaGTACATATAGTAAAGTTATAAAAAGAGgagataataatattacgAGTAATTATTTGTTTCCTAATAATTATGACAATGATTCAATTATATACAAGAAAAGAAATAgtaataaattttatttccttgaaaatgaaagaaataaattaaaagaattatgGAATAAACTAACAACAAGATATTCAATTAAATTCCATACAGATGATGAATCATcaaatgaagaaaatggaaagaataataaaatatcatttaaaaatgtttttaataaaataagtaTACAAGATAATATGGAAATAATtaacaatattataataaaaaacagtacaataataaatccagaaatattaaatgaacTTATGAAACAAAATAAGTTACTTACTATAAGatataaagatattaataccataataaatattattaacaaTTATTATGCAGGCAAAAATTATCTCTTTTCTAAAGTTTTAATGCATGAGGTTATACATCAGGGCAAACAAAAAActttaataatatatgtaaagGAATGTATTGTTCATAAAATATTGGTTAAGATACACTCTTGTGATAAAGAAACAAAAGAGGCTGATTCAAATTggaataaaataagaaagGGTTTTCAAGAAAGTGGTAATGTGGAAAGGAATATACAAATGGATCATAAGGATGtaaaattatttgataaaaaagaCAAATTATATGATCATAATGGCAAATcatctaataataatgataaaccatccaataataatgataaaccatccaataataatgataaaccatacaataataatgaCAAATTAGCTGATCCAAATGAAGTGTCACCCAACCCAAATGTAAcaaattttaataaagaCGACAATCCAAATAATAAcgaaaatgaaaatatttcaatAGAAGAACAAAAGgaagatatattattaaatagAGAAAGtgttttatataaagatgTGTTAAACTATAATttgaaagaaaaaagtGGATCGAATAGAAAACTTAGACGTTTTTTTGAgaataaaatgaatataaaagaaaatagTATTTTTACATGGAATGAGAATATTTATAACCTTTTAGTAAATtctaatttatttaaatatgttcaaatgaaattatataatgataaatcgtgtaataaaaatatattagaaaTTAATGTTATTGAGAATAAGAGAATGATATTTATTCCTAGTTTATCAAAAGGTTTTAATGATTTTTTAGAATTTTGTTTaaatttatcattttcttatttacataatttaaaatattcagATAAGTTTCGaatgaaatattttcagaatttaaattataaaaataataagcataattatgattttatatttataaatgatTTAATAGAATTGGAAAAgctaaaaaaaaattaccCTTCCTTTCAAATTATGGgtatgaatataaataaggAGTATAAAAAGGAGGTACATACATCATCgttaaataatttaatgACAATCATAagtattaaaaatgataataatgatgatgaaacattaaatatatcaagTAGAGATATAAATGAAAGTAATTCAGTTTTATCTAGTACTCCTAAATATACTTTACAAATAAAAGACATATACaattatttgtataaaaaaacattcttctttttctttattaaaaGGATGAACAATGTTATTTTGGAAGTAAAGATGAAATTTAAGAGAAAGGACTTTCaaaactttttttattttttaaaagagcaaaaatattattcaaatgATAAAGGAAGTACCCAAGTTTATTCCAACAAAAGTGATGACCacaataatgataataacaAGAACAATGATAACacttataataatagtagtagtagtagtagtagtagtaataataatacttGTGATAATCTTTCTAATATTAGTAAGTGGAAAAATCGTCTTTTGTATACATGCATGAATCTCTTTAGagatgataaaaaaagcgttttatcaaataagttatataatttatatggatcaaaaataaaattatcaacatctataaatttatgtaatccaaatttatttgaaactagtaattttttaaaaaaatattttaatataaaaaataaattcgatttaatattttattttaacatggaaaagaataatttcccttatataaatgaaaattccacaaatacaataaaaaataatgataataataaggaagataatttaaattctaaaaataaaaatgataaattacataaagacttacaatatttttttaaacatgtaaataataaaagcTCTCATTTAAAATGgaataatattaacaaCATATACTTGAATTAtactttatattttaataaaaattatgaaataaatatatatcatttattttgttcCTTTCAACATAtgataaaaagaaaaattataaaaattaaaaattattatacaaaagaaagaaaaaaacaaaaaaaagaaaaaaaaacaaatgttataaatgaacttaatttatcaaataatgataatgtTAATTCTGTTTATATAcctttatattttttcaaattatcaataaatcatatgtctcttttattaaatataatgttttcttttaaaaaaaatttatggaattttaataatatattatttaattttaaagatgataatgattataaaaacggaaacaatatattaacctatttaaagaatatattaaaatgtaatataaaaaatgaacaagACAACtcaaaaaaatttaaagaaaatatacaaaaaataaatgttaCTGCTTCAAATGGAAACTTCTCAAATAATACCTCCTGCACATATACAGtcaataatataaatatgaatgatgcttataaagaatattttaataaaatgaatttatctttaaattataaattaatcTTTCCAGTAATATTTAATAACTATTTCTTAAATCTCCTTCATATGAAActatatcttttttttaattataatatatttgacaaattacaaaattataatataaacaacaatgaaaataataataccGAACAAAATCATAAAcatgtaaataatatgaatatgaataatatcCTTAAGggttattatttaaaaggtaaaaaaaaaaaaaaaaaaaaagaacatCATGACAATTCTTCCTATGGATTAGGTATCCTATTAGctaatatgaatatatatttaaattttaaacTTTATGGCAACAATTTCTTGCCCTCATTGGTATTGAAATCAAAGGAAGATAATTCAAAgtttaattatttattatga